In Methanoculleus sp. SDB, a single genomic region encodes these proteins:
- a CDS encoding chloride channel protein: MVGPDTTLRRTLSIAVVIGVISGIGALIFYEGLKLGTRFFMGGILGYRFPDEGQSITAIASWVPPDSIWLLLPLICFGALVSGLLVATFAPEAEGHGTDAAIRAFHGEGRVRWRIPLVKAVSAILTITTGGSAGREGPTAQISAGFGSIAADILGLSARERRIALAAGIGAGIGTIFKAPLGGAILGAEILYIRDFESEAIVPSFLSSIIGYAIFSSYEGFSPIFGSAGGVWTVSQLPLFLFLGAVCAAMGILYIRTFYKTRAAFTSVFSRFGLPPHIKPLCGAFLIGVGVILLAHISPEGMMIGLGSIGTGYGFLQLAMYNMVPLLVLLLLPFAKILTTSLTIGSGGSGGVFAPGLAIGGSTGGAVGLVLHQLLPGLVPLATVPVFVIVGMIALFGGIANAPISVLIMVVEMTADFSLLIPAMGAVAIAYILTGEETIFHEQVRTKAQSGAHRGEYRVEVLEEIRTGDVMVPAERVITLTPDDSCAHVLSLINETWHTGFPVLDDKLLVGIITIGDVRNGTAPGTPPERVRTVMAHDIVTIPPDATLEAALILMMNHEIHHLPVVHPQKSDTLVGFLTSTDILRAYTRHVAGKARSY, from the coding sequence ATGGTCGGGCCCGACACTACATTGAGACGCACTCTGAGCATTGCTGTTGTTATCGGCGTAATATCCGGCATCGGTGCCCTCATTTTTTACGAAGGGCTGAAACTGGGAACACGGTTTTTCATGGGCGGCATCCTCGGGTACCGCTTTCCTGACGAAGGACAGAGCATCACGGCAATCGCCTCATGGGTGCCTCCTGACAGTATCTGGCTTCTCCTGCCGCTCATCTGTTTCGGTGCACTTGTATCCGGCCTGCTTGTTGCAACATTTGCTCCGGAGGCAGAAGGACACGGGACTGATGCGGCCATTCGGGCTTTCCACGGGGAGGGGCGCGTCCGCTGGCGGATTCCGCTAGTCAAAGCTGTTTCGGCCATACTGACGATCACGACGGGAGGAAGTGCCGGGCGCGAGGGGCCGACCGCCCAGATTTCGGCGGGCTTTGGATCAATTGCCGCCGACATACTCGGCCTGTCTGCGAGAGAGCGAAGAATTGCTCTTGCAGCCGGCATCGGGGCCGGTATCGGCACTATCTTTAAGGCGCCGCTTGGTGGTGCAATCCTCGGCGCCGAGATCCTCTATATCCGTGACTTTGAATCTGAGGCGATTGTCCCGTCTTTTCTGTCGTCTATCATTGGTTATGCCATCTTTTCATCATATGAAGGATTTTCTCCAATCTTCGGTTCTGCCGGTGGTGTCTGGACCGTATCGCAGCTTCCGTTATTCCTTTTCCTCGGCGCCGTTTGCGCCGCGATGGGCATCCTGTATATCCGCACATTCTACAAAACCCGGGCGGCATTCACGTCGGTCTTTTCCCGGTTCGGACTGCCGCCCCATATCAAACCGCTCTGCGGTGCTTTTCTCATAGGCGTCGGCGTGATTCTTCTGGCTCACATCTCCCCCGAGGGCATGATGATCGGGCTCGGCAGCATCGGGACGGGGTACGGATTCCTGCAGCTTGCGATGTATAATATGGTCCCGCTTCTCGTCCTTCTGCTCCTTCCCTTTGCTAAAATTCTTACGACGTCACTCACTATCGGATCGGGAGGGAGCGGAGGGGTTTTTGCACCCGGCCTCGCCATCGGCGGTTCGACAGGGGGGGCGGTGGGACTCGTATTGCATCAGCTCCTGCCCGGGCTCGTCCCTCTCGCCACGGTTCCTGTATTCGTCATCGTCGGGATGATTGCACTGTTCGGGGGGATCGCAAACGCACCGATTTCCGTGCTCATTATGGTTGTGGAGATGACGGCAGATTTTTCCCTGCTCATCCCTGCGATGGGTGCCGTTGCGATTGCGTACATTCTGACCGGGGAAGAGACTATCTTTCATGAGCAGGTGCGGACCAAAGCGCAGTCGGGGGCACATCGCGGCGAATACCGGGTTGAAGTCCTTGAGGAGATCCGGACGGGGGATGTCATGGTGCCTGCCGAACGCGTCATCACTCTTACGCCCGACGACTCCTGTGCACACGTCCTCTCGCTTATCAACGAGACATGGCACACGGGATTTCCCGTCCTCGACGACAAACTGTTGGTCGGAATCATCACGATCGGCGATGTGCGGAACGGCACGGCACCGGGTACCCCGCCAGAACGGGTGCGTACTGTCATGGCACACGATATCGTGACAATTCCTCCCGACGCCACGCTTGAGGCGGCGCTCATCCTGATGATGAACCATGAGATCCATCACCTGCCCGTGGTTCATCCGCAAAAATCCGATACCCTGGTCGGGTTTCTCACATCAACTGACATTCTCCGTGCATATACACGGCATGTCGCCGGGAAGGCACGCTCTTACTGA
- a CDS encoding formate transporter, which yields MVFHPPVAIVAKAGDAGKYKVGLSPVNMLIRGFMAGAYIAIGGALATTCFTGVAATLGAGMAKLILGAVFPVGLIIIILTGAELFTGDAMIAPMAAFIHKVSWAQVLNLWVWVYIGNLIGSIVYAYIMAYGPFTGWDAAGVATVNAFGISAVNIAIGKVGYVGGAATWSCFLKAIGCNWLVNLAVLLGICADDLIGKFFGIWFPIMAFVSSGFEHCVANMYFIPAGLFCSGFLNPEQVAAAGPKLANLSWVTMWTNNLIVVTIGNIVGGLFFVGVIYWVTFRKEIEALK from the coding sequence ATGGTGTTCCATCCTCCAGTAGCGATTGTCGCTAAAGCCGGGGATGCCGGCAAGTACAAAGTCGGCCTCAGCCCGGTAAACATGCTTATCCGTGGATTCATGGCAGGAGCATATATCGCAATCGGTGGCGCCCTTGCAACAACCTGTTTCACCGGTGTGGCAGCCACACTCGGTGCAGGTATGGCAAAACTGATTCTCGGTGCCGTGTTCCCTGTTGGGCTTATTATCATCATCCTTACCGGTGCAGAACTCTTTACCGGTGACGCAATGATCGCCCCCATGGCAGCATTTATCCACAAGGTAAGCTGGGCACAAGTTCTGAATCTGTGGGTGTGGGTATATATCGGAAACCTCATCGGTTCCATCGTATACGCCTACATCATGGCATACGGGCCCTTCACCGGCTGGGACGCAGCAGGTGTGGCAACCGTCAATGCATTCGGCATCAGTGCGGTCAACATTGCAATTGGAAAGGTCGGTTATGTCGGCGGTGCCGCAACCTGGTCCTGTTTCCTCAAAGCAATTGGTTGTAACTGGCTCGTCAACCTCGCCGTCCTGCTCGGTATTTGCGCAGACGACCTGATTGGTAAGTTCTTCGGCATCTGGTTCCCGATCATGGCCTTCGTTTCCTCCGGTTTCGAGCACTGTGTCGCGAACATGTACTTCATCCCCGCCGGGCTCTTCTGTTCAGGGTTCCTCAATCCGGAACAGGTGGCTGCTGCCGGACCCAAGCTTGCCAACCTGAGCTGGGTTACTATGTGGACCAACAACCTCATCGTGGTTACCATCGGTAACATCGTTGGCGGTCTCTTCTTCGTAGGTGTCATCTACTGGGTGACCTTCCGCAAGGAAATCGAAGCACTGAAGTAA
- a CDS encoding nucleotide-binding protein has translation MKIGNVNVRISAVNMAVFGIFTLILLSYVILTNDWRMLTWGVPTLLLLLIIPGALNYMSQDQYAHLVPVYEAEAKKVSIKAVNASMLGQPVRFEGVVEETHFKYLNRPQFRVADRSGEISVKMFTPPKEDINKGDVVEVLGQVMRRYFVTGDPVINCVNIRKINKPAKS, from the coding sequence ATGAAAATTGGAAATGTCAACGTGAGGATTTCGGCCGTCAATATGGCGGTTTTCGGAATCTTCACCCTTATTTTACTCTCCTACGTTATTCTCACCAACGACTGGAGAATGCTGACGTGGGGAGTTCCGACCCTCCTTCTGCTGCTCATCATACCCGGGGCACTGAACTACATGAGCCAGGATCAGTATGCTCATCTCGTGCCCGTATACGAGGCGGAGGCGAAGAAGGTCAGTATCAAGGCGGTTAATGCCAGTATGCTCGGGCAGCCGGTCCGGTTTGAAGGAGTCGTCGAAGAGACGCACTTCAAATATCTGAACCGACCCCAGTTCCGTGTTGCAGACAGGAGCGGGGAAATCTCGGTCAAGATGTTTACACCCCCCAAAGAAGATATCAATAAAGGGGATGTCGTAGAGGTGCTCGGACAGGTGATGAGGCGGTATTTTGTCACAGGGGATCCGGTTATCAACTGTGTAAACATCCGTAAAATCAACAAACCCGCGAAATCCTGA